In a single window of the Micromonospora inositola genome:
- a CDS encoding DoxX family protein yields MTVTAPSTRAARWPAVRPWLGTAARLGLAAVWLIAGGAKVGDLAASGRAVNAYQVMPYDLATVIGAALPFVELALGVLLLIGLATRLAAGVSAALLVVFITGIASAWSRGLAIDCGCFGSGGQLAAGRAPSYLPEILRDLGFLALAGFLLIWPRTPVSVDGWLAGDAPVEGEDE; encoded by the coding sequence ATGACCGTGACTGCACCGAGCACCCGGGCCGCCCGCTGGCCCGCCGTCCGGCCCTGGCTCGGCACCGCCGCCCGACTCGGGCTGGCCGCCGTCTGGTTGATCGCCGGCGGCGCGAAGGTCGGCGACCTGGCCGCCTCCGGCCGGGCCGTGAACGCCTACCAGGTCATGCCGTACGACCTCGCCACCGTGATCGGCGCCGCGCTGCCCTTCGTGGAGCTGGCGCTCGGCGTACTGCTGCTGATCGGGCTGGCCACCCGACTGGCCGCCGGGGTCTCCGCGGCGCTGCTGGTGGTCTTCATCACCGGCATCGCCTCGGCCTGGAGCCGCGGCCTGGCCATCGACTGCGGGTGCTTCGGCAGCGGCGGGCAGCTCGCCGCCGGGCGGGCCCCGAGCTACCTCCCGGAGATCCTCCGGGACCTGGGATTCCTGGCGCTGGCCGGATTCCTGCTGATCTGGCCCCGCACCCCCGTCTCCGTGGACGGCTGGCTGGCGGGCGATGCACCCGTGGAGGGCGAGGATGAGTAG
- a CDS encoding DsbA family protein: protein MSSRKGRKNAAQVVRAQLAREKRRTRTIWTSVGAVVVLVIAGLIGWSVYSSQKSKTFTAPSGANAGGTGIVAGAGPVAIDLYEDYLCPVCKQFQQVNGATIDQLIREDKVRVIFHPVAFLNRFSTTEYSTRASAASGCAAQGGKFKEFTDALFARQPAEGSAGLSNDELIDIGAGVGLNRDDFGSCVKDGTYKPWTEHVTDDASKSGVTGTPTIKVNGKDVEDRSPEGIKAAVAAAGK from the coding sequence ATGAGTAGTCGCAAGGGGCGGAAGAACGCCGCCCAGGTGGTCCGCGCGCAGCTCGCCAGGGAGAAGCGGCGCACGCGTACCATCTGGACCTCGGTCGGCGCCGTGGTGGTGCTGGTGATCGCCGGGCTGATCGGCTGGTCCGTCTACTCCAGCCAGAAGTCGAAGACCTTCACCGCCCCATCCGGCGCCAACGCCGGCGGCACCGGGATCGTCGCCGGCGCCGGTCCCGTCGCCATCGACCTGTACGAGGACTACCTCTGCCCGGTCTGCAAGCAGTTCCAGCAGGTCAACGGCGCGACCATCGACCAGTTGATCAGGGAGGACAAGGTGCGGGTGATCTTCCATCCGGTGGCCTTCCTGAACCGCTTCTCCACCACGGAGTACTCCACCCGCGCGTCGGCCGCCTCGGGCTGCGCCGCCCAGGGCGGCAAGTTCAAGGAGTTCACCGACGCGCTCTTCGCCCGACAGCCGGCCGAGGGCAGCGCCGGGCTCAGCAACGACGAGCTGATCGACATCGGGGCGGGCGTCGGGCTGAACCGCGACGACTTCGGCTCCTGCGTGAAGGACGGCACGTACAAGCCGTGGACCGAGCACGTCACCGACGACGCGAGCAAGTCCGGCGTCACCGGCACCCCGACCATCAAGGTCAACGGCAAGGACGTCGAGGACCGCTCCCCGGAGGGGATCAAGGCGGCGGTGGCGGCGGCCGGCAAGTGA